From Segatella copri, the proteins below share one genomic window:
- a CDS encoding magnesium transporter CorA family protein, which translates to MKTYWNIDKNLTVLNEWQPNCWIQVTCPTDEDQRLLEEEFKIPDYFLSDISDTDERARYEYDDGWMLIILRIPYVKEIRSRTPYTTVPLGIIHKRDVTITVCYYETNMMIDFVSYQQKRSEGFTDYVDMTFRLFLSSAVWYLKRLKQINSLIEKAKRNLDHGVNNESLIGLSRLQDSLTYFITSIRGNENLLSKLKFKLQVDELDADLIEDVNIEMTQARETTSIYSDILESTMDTYSSIINNNMNTTMRTLTSISIVMMLPTLISSLFGMNLINGMEDSHYGFAIALVISVLVSALSWGFLRYKRLL; encoded by the coding sequence ATGAAGACTTATTGGAATATAGACAAGAATCTGACTGTACTCAATGAGTGGCAGCCAAACTGCTGGATACAAGTAACATGTCCAACTGATGAAGACCAGCGCTTGCTGGAAGAAGAATTCAAGATCCCTGATTATTTCCTCTCGGATATCAGCGATACCGATGAGCGTGCCCGCTATGAATATGACGATGGCTGGATGCTCATCATCCTCCGTATCCCTTATGTCAAGGAAATACGCAGCCGTACCCCATACACCACCGTGCCTCTGGGTATCATCCATAAGCGCGATGTTACCATCACCGTATGCTATTATGAAACCAATATGATGATTGATTTCGTAAGCTACCAGCAGAAGCGCAGCGAGGGGTTCACCGACTATGTAGACATGACCTTCCGTCTCTTCCTTTCATCAGCGGTTTGGTATCTGAAGCGATTGAAACAGATCAATTCGCTCATAGAAAAGGCAAAACGAAACCTCGATCATGGTGTGAACAATGAGAGCCTGATTGGCCTGAGCCGCCTGCAGGACTCCCTTACCTACTTCATCACCTCTATCCGAGGCAACGAGAATCTCCTGTCTAAGTTGAAGTTCAAGCTGCAGGTGGACGAACTTGATGCCGACCTCATCGAAGACGTAAACATCGAGATGACACAGGCACGCGAAACTACAAGCATCTACTCCGACATTCTGGAGTCGACGATGGATACCTATTCGAGCATCATCAACAACAACATGAATACCACGATGCGTACCTTGACTAGTATCAGTATCGTCATGATGTTGCCTACGCTGATTTCCTCATTGTTCGGTATGAACTTAATCAACGGTATGGAAGACAGCCATTACGGATTTGCCATTGCCCTGGTTATCTCCGTGCTCGTTTCTGCACTTTCATGGGGCTTCCTCAGATACAAGCGCCTGCTCTAA
- a CDS encoding DUF349 domain-containing protein gives MMDSQEKALLQQSTLEDPAKKAYATKQEVLERVKEIAHSSENPNKEELDLLKTTFYKIHLAERDAQMKEYLAKGGDPEKYILLPDDTEEAFKAEMQLIKEKRAKIFLAQEEEKQDNLRKKEEIIEKIKAMTTSPEEANKSYQDFKALQQEWKEIKNIPADKANEVWKNYQLYVEQFYDMLKLNSEAREYDFKKNLEAKTKLCEAAEKLNEEEDVISAFHQLQDLHQQYREIGPVAKELREQIWERFKAASTVINKKHQQHFEDLRAKEEENLAKKTALCEKVEAANQGEYKTAKDWEKVTQEIIEIQKEWRTIGFAPQKMNVKIFERFRIANDEFFNKKAEFFKGLKDTYSANLEKKQQLVNKAKELADSTDWKKTGDKFIALQKEWKKVGTVPHKQGELLWKEFLDTCNKFFEARNKQNAGSRSEEHANLDKKRNIIAQLKELVVAEISDNDFQKKLKDLAKQYSAIGHVPFKEKDKVYKEYHEAIDAAYEKLHATNAKRHFDNFKNNLKNVAKEGGNALGNERGKLLRRYDQLRSEITTYENNLGFFNTASKKGNSLVEEMNRKIEKLKADLEMVKQKIKAIDAEKK, from the coding sequence ATGATGGACTCTCAAGAAAAAGCTCTGTTGCAGCAGAGCACCCTGGAAGACCCTGCCAAGAAGGCTTATGCCACCAAGCAGGAAGTGCTCGAAAGAGTAAAGGAAATCGCTCATAGCAGCGAAAATCCAAACAAGGAGGAACTCGACCTACTCAAGACTACTTTCTACAAGATTCATCTCGCAGAAAGAGACGCACAGATGAAAGAGTATCTCGCAAAAGGCGGTGACCCAGAGAAGTATATTCTTCTACCGGATGACACCGAAGAAGCCTTCAAGGCTGAGATGCAACTCATCAAGGAGAAAAGAGCCAAGATCTTCCTGGCACAAGAAGAAGAAAAACAAGATAATCTCCGCAAAAAAGAGGAAATTATCGAAAAGATAAAGGCCATGACCACCTCACCGGAGGAGGCCAACAAATCATATCAGGACTTCAAGGCCTTGCAGCAGGAATGGAAGGAAATCAAGAACATCCCTGCAGACAAGGCAAACGAGGTATGGAAGAACTACCAGCTCTATGTAGAGCAGTTCTACGACATGCTCAAGTTGAACAGCGAAGCCCGCGAATATGATTTCAAGAAGAATCTTGAAGCCAAGACCAAACTCTGCGAGGCTGCAGAGAAACTCAATGAGGAAGAGGATGTTATTTCTGCCTTCCACCAGCTTCAGGACCTCCATCAGCAATATCGTGAGATTGGTCCTGTTGCCAAGGAGTTGAGAGAACAGATTTGGGAGCGTTTCAAGGCTGCCAGCACTGTTATCAACAAGAAGCACCAGCAGCACTTCGAAGACCTGCGTGCCAAGGAAGAGGAAAACCTCGCCAAGAAAACTGCCCTCTGCGAAAAGGTAGAGGCTGCCAACCAAGGAGAATACAAGACTGCTAAGGACTGGGAGAAGGTTACCCAGGAAATCATAGAGATTCAGAAAGAGTGGCGCACTATCGGTTTTGCCCCTCAGAAGATGAACGTCAAGATTTTCGAGCGTTTCCGCATCGCCAACGATGAATTCTTCAACAAGAAGGCAGAATTCTTCAAAGGATTGAAAGATACCTACTCTGCCAATCTCGAAAAGAAACAGCAACTCGTAAACAAGGCAAAGGAACTGGCTGACAGTACAGACTGGAAGAAGACTGGCGACAAGTTCATCGCTCTTCAGAAAGAATGGAAGAAGGTGGGTACCGTACCTCATAAACAAGGCGAATTGCTCTGGAAGGAATTTCTGGATACCTGCAACAAGTTCTTTGAAGCCCGCAACAAGCAGAATGCTGGTTCACGCAGCGAGGAACATGCCAATCTGGACAAGAAGCGCAACATCATTGCCCAGCTCAAGGAACTTGTAGTTGCAGAGATTTCAGACAACGATTTCCAGAAGAAACTCAAAGATCTTGCCAAGCAATACAGTGCAATCGGACACGTTCCTTTCAAAGAGAAAGACAAGGTCTATAAAGAGTATCATGAGGCTATCGATGCAGCCTACGAGAAACTTCATGCCACCAACGCAAAGCGCCACTTCGACAACTTCAAGAACAACTTGAAGAATGTTGCCAAGGAAGGCGGCAATGCACTCGGCAATGAGCGTGGCAAACTCTTGCGCCGCTACGACCAGTTGCGCAGCGAGATTACTACCTACGAGAACAACCTCGGTTTCTTCAATACGGCCAGCAAGAAGGGCAACAGCCTGGTAGAAGAAATGAACCGTAAGATTGAGAAACTCAAGGCTGACCTCGAAATGGTAAAGCAGAAAATCAAGGCCATTGATGCCGAGAAGAAATAA